AAAAAGAACCCTAATAGGTGCCAATTAAAGGCAGTTACTTTAAAAATCTGCAATTTAATTAACGGTTGTGCTGACTGCTTAGTCCGCTTGACAAATCCAACCACTCCTAAAATACCGACTAATAAGAGACCACCGACCATCAGTGGTTGCTGACTAAAATTCTGTAAGTTGCTGAAAGCTAACGTAAAACCGACAAAGATGATCATCACCAAGCCCCAAGCTAAACCATCAAAACTGGTTTTTGTTGTCGGTTGAGCTTGGCGAATTGCCCCTACGCCCAGGATGAGTGACAGCACTAGCAATGGCAACAATAAAATAAAGATCCAGTGCCAATTCAAGCTACTAATGACCAAGCCACCAAAAGTCGGCCCTAACGCAGGCGCAATGGCAGTAATTAACGTCCCAATTCCCATCAAAGTTCCACGTTGTTCATCCGGCACCCAATCCAAAATAATATTAAACATCAGTGGTAATGCAATCCCAGTCCCCAACCCTTGCACGAGTCGACCGATGACCAAGACACCAAAGGTCGGCGCACTCGCATCAATCACTAGCCCCGCCATAAATAGTAGATTGGCAGTCACAAATAACGTCTTAGTTTTAAAGCGTCGTTTTAAAAACGATGAAATCGGGACAATAATTGCGACCACTAACAAATAAGCGGTCGTTAACCATTGGACCGTTGCGGTATTAATCGAAAACTCGCGCATTAACACTGGAAACGTAATGTTCATTGCTGTTTCTACCACGACCCCACAAAACGACAATAATCCCGCCGCAACTACGGCCATAATTAATTTTGCATCAACTTTTTTAGTCATTTTCTCAACTCCATTTAATAATTAGTTCTAATACGAACTATTCATTCATTCTAGCACAATTTGTTGATAACACCACCTTTAATTGACAATTGACTTCTAGCTTTAGCTTGTCTATAATGCCAAGTGGTACGTAACCGAACTATCAATGGAGATGACCGCATGCAACGTTCAATCGGAATTGCAATCAAAAAAGCCAATAATGCGTTAGCCCGTGATTCAGATCATTTTGCAAAGAAATTAGGCCTTACCGGTATGCAAATCAGTACCATCAATTATATTGCCGATCACGAAAACACCCAAGATATTTTCCAACGGGATTTAGAACACGAATTCAACATCCGCAAAGCGACCGCTTCTAGTCTCGTCACCACCATGGTTGCTAACGAATTATTGATCCGCGTACCAGCCACCAATGATGCCCGGTACAAACGATTACTCTTAACCCCCAAGGCCCGTCAGTTAGCTACGGTTATTGCCGCCTTTTTTGCTGAAAGTGAACGGCGCATTAAGACCTTATTAGCTACTAGTACGACAACGACGTATACTGATTTAACCAAGATTAGCCAAGCTTTTACTACCACGCCAACAAAAAAAACAAGTCACAAACAAGCGAACGGCACAAAAGTTGACTAATTGCAGCAGCTTTGATGACAAAAAAATAATTGCGACAAGAATTTTTGATTTCTTGTCGCAATTATTTTCTTTTGTCTAAATCTCTTTTATGACACTATTTTTGCGCTGTTGCGGCAATTTTTAGAACCGTATTCGCTTGTTGACCTTGCACTTGTGACACCTGATCTGAGTTTTGCCATTTAACACTATTAGCTTCACCAGATTGTGGTTGGTTATAAACAGTCACAGAACCAGAAGTGGCCCCTTGAGTCGTTAGACTTTGTTGTTGAATTTGTGAATTAACTTTATTCGCAAATTTAGTTGGGTTTTGCACGACATCTTGGGTATTAGCAACTGTGGTTACGGACCAATTACCTGTATTCCAGTGCACATATAACCGGCCCATCGTACCTTGCACCGTTGCCGTCGTCCCAGAGTTTAACTTAACCGTATCACCTTGCGTATTTGCTAAATAATCTACTTTATTTTGGGCAACACTACTATTATTGTAGTCAGTTTGCTTATATGTAGCCGTTTTAGAATTCGTCCCCGCTTTAACATAGCTGACGCTATAGTTAGATTTGGTTCCGCTCGCTGCGGTGGCTTTAACGGTTTGATCGGTAGCCTTAACGGTCGTTGGCGCCGTCGTATCACTAACCGTCGTCACGTTATCTGAAGCTGCATGTAACACATGATCAACGGATGGTGCGGCAACTAATCCAATGACTAACGCCCCAGTGGCCGTAAAAATACCTAATTTAACTTTTTGCTTAAAATCCATGAAGAAACTTCCTCCTTGTTTTGTTCCCGCTTGCTAACTGTATCCGTCTAAGCAACCTTTCAACTTAATCACCATAGGCTGAAACACTTAACGTTTATTTTACCATTTTTATATTCTAAAATAACGATTTTTTTAACTTTCCCTATCATAAGCCTATTTTTCTTTAAAACGGCGTCATTTAGTTTTCATTTAAGTTACAGATATTTCATGAGACTAAAAAAGTCCACGATAGTCAGTCGCGAACTCTCCTTTTGATGGTACTGATTTACTTCACAGTCCAATTACTAGCATTGCGGTAGTCAGCCGCATGCCGACGTTTAGCACTTAATCATGGAAGAAATACTGCGTGGGCACTTTAAAATCATCGTGCAGTTTTTGAACTTCCACAATACTCCAATTTGAGCGCCCATGTAATTTATTCCAAACTGTATTGACACTACGATCAATCGAGTCGGCTAAATCTTGTTGCGTAATATGGTTCTGCTTAAAGTAAGCCAATAATAAGACATCATTGTCGGGTTTCATTTGAACTCCTCCTTTATTTCCCCATATAGGGATATTACACCATTTTATCGCTTTCATCAATATATAACTGTGGAAAGTCACAGTTATTTGTGGTTATAAATAAAAAATCGCACGGAAATCTTTTTTCCGTGCGATTTTTGCGCAATGACGCTTATTAAATTAATGATCTAACGTTAACACCACGGCCTGTTTACCCATTTGCTTATAAGCCGCTGCAAAATCAGTCCAACTAACAGCTTGTTGCTTCTGTCCATATGGATTATTAATATAAATCAATTTTTTTGTGCGATTAAAGCCCACAATGACGACACTATGCATATCATAAGTGATTTTTACCGGACCTTGCGGTGTTTGCCACGTTTGCATACTGGTCACTGGTGCAAAGGCCACCGTCGTAATCGTCCAAACCGGGCGTCCAGCTTCAAGCTGCTTAATAATTGTCGCAAAACTTGAGCCGGTCAAATCTTTAACTTGGCTCGTCTGAGTCTTCGCTAATTTATAGATAGGACCATGGTAAACCCCTAACCCAGGATTAGCGCCAGAAATATCGCCAACAAAACCCACATTCGGATTACCATGATCGCCATTATCATAATTCAACGGCACACTTGGTAATTTGGCTGCTAGTTGATTCTTAGTAATATTAATATGCTCATAATTCAACATCATGGTCAGTGACGTCACTTCACAGCCATTATATAACCGGGGTGCCGTCATTTGATTAATCAAGGGCACATTGAGCTTTACTTGATTAACCGTTTTGGGCGTCTTAGTAGCCGGCTTAGCTTTGGGCTTCGTTGTTTGACTAGTCGTGAAAGAGGCATCGATCCAATCAGAAGCTTGGGTTACAGAAAAACCAACAACCCCCACTACTAACACCACAATGACCCCAACCGACCAACTTCGACGTCGATTCATATGTCTTGGCATTTTACTTTCGTCCATTTCTATAATTTAACTTGCATATCCATAGCCATGATACCATTAAACAATTGAGAAAAAAATTAAATTAACCAGCAATTTAATTAAGCAGTTAAGGGCCATGTCGATCCTGCCGTTAAATAATCCATTAATGGTAATGACCGTCGGGTTGGCATCGCCGTTGCCCAGCTAGCACTCATCTGTTGTGTATAAATTGCCGTATCCATCGCTTGCGTGCCTTCGACCAACGTAAAATCAAGCCGGCTTTGCTGTAACAGCTGTTCGACTAAGTGTAAGGCCCGTAATTGTTGGCGTTGCTGATGTGTCTGATACCATTTAATAGGTTGTTGCACTAATGATAAGACACTTTGTGGGCTAGTTAAAGCAATTTGTTCAACCGACTGTGCGTG
This region of Lactobacillus sp. CBA3605 genomic DNA includes:
- a CDS encoding C39 family peptidase, which gives rise to MPRHMNRRRSWSVGVIVVLVVGVVGFSVTQASDWIDASFTTSQTTKPKAKPATKTPKTVNQVKLNVPLINQMTAPRLYNGCEVTSLTMMLNYEHINITKNQLAAKLPSVPLNYDNGDHGNPNVGFVGDISGANPGLGVYHGPIYKLAKTQTSQVKDLTGSSFATIIKQLEAGRPVWTITTVAFAPVTSMQTWQTPQGPVKITYDMHSVVIVGFNRTKKLIYINNPYGQKQQAVSWTDFAAAYKQMGKQAVVLTLDH
- a CDS encoding helix-turn-helix transcriptional regulator, which gives rise to MKPDNDVLLLAYFKQNHITQQDLADSIDRSVNTVWNKLHGRSNWSIVEVQKLHDDFKVPTQYFFHD
- a CDS encoding MFS transporter; amino-acid sequence: MTKKVDAKLIMAVVAAGLLSFCGVVVETAMNITFPVLMREFSINTATVQWLTTAYLLVVAIIVPISSFLKRRFKTKTLFVTANLLFMAGLVIDASAPTFGVLVIGRLVQGLGTGIALPLMFNIILDWVPDEQRGTLMGIGTLITAIAPALGPTFGGLVISSLNWHWIFILLLPLLVLSLILGVGAIRQAQPTTKTSFDGLAWGLVMIIFVGFTLAFSNLQNFSQQPLMVGGLLLVGILGVVGFVKRTKQSAQPLIKLQIFKVTAFNWHLLGFFLVQMNALGLAFILPNYIQLVNGKSALLAGLFVLPGAAIGAVFAPLGGRLLDQFGAAKPILTGATILVIAVALFTGLGLQLNGPLIAVLYILLMVGMGLTMGNTMTSGLEQLSLDLQADGNAMFNTLQQFAGATGTSVVSAIITLVQTQASGSLARRTALGSTAALVFLFVLIIVNLVALSLAMRQRHHD
- a CDS encoding MarR family winged helix-turn-helix transcriptional regulator; translation: MQRSIGIAIKKANNALARDSDHFAKKLGLTGMQISTINYIADHENTQDIFQRDLEHEFNIRKATASSLVTTMVANELLIRVPATNDARYKRLLLTPKARQLATVIAAFFAESERRIKTLLATSTTTTYTDLTKISQAFTTTPTKKTSHKQANGTKVD
- a CDS encoding NAD(P)H-binding protein, whose product is MQTILAVGALDADQAQAILTTVRQLPMAQLTVYAPETTRSNWPSATHFIAGELTDVASLSQAMVGQPLILAQLTPAQLVPQTQALITAMHAQSVEQIALTSPQSVLSLVQQPIKWYQTHQQRQQLRALHLVEQLLQQSRLDFTLVEGTQAMDTAIYTQQMSASWATAMPTRRSLPLMDYLTAGSTWPLTA